Proteins co-encoded in one Malus sylvestris chromosome 9, drMalSylv7.2, whole genome shotgun sequence genomic window:
- the LOC126582077 gene encoding uncharacterized protein LOC126582077 isoform X2: MASNAPDEPCNSETEPETIALRIKEKRSRRVSFADTEITSVHIFNRDEDYDTPPDPKPQSSSQKDFEHAENPVIGFFRDLGGDSDDFRDSDNDDENDDGRKSFFRPIGSPSPGSSVPGSATSNDDNFFGPVSANFIRPGRLSDSAASDDIHEATLDTTAFSMHYHSLARSDSGGDLKTPTAVRLAFEEKTPNHNTNVTDSGSLMSLTKPKMVTLQSSVPADKVRSGEDSNDMSIIEENPHKYDYGRLSPILDALLAAGSKDMHADPVSVLATSMPPNGGEVSASDENGIGHMRNGRTTEMGNFSTNDLSTEVESVSRIKLSESNGGYLHQIAYDTSSNGNHNSAAGDSGDGQIQTQNQLNNVNKEFSPEDASPRGMKKLELTAVNGNGLPKVDSEALQFDVFVQHGPAYQHSSQGLVQEHSLKEKIYNDNSDQHLDQHYRSPMEGSIFLLSNTPNLERHSGIVTPSSKQPGSFLSAEHTKHNEWVSSIQKSISRFTLPEPSPCASIVNDGIQKLKCRLSSYSSVNSPLTNVMAYIDRDLQCKFSNSPTACLEKQTAMPDLNRGQKSLFNMNSNGNENSINTTMLSQVNETVDLDKVEEPQHIMFTYTPLKDAYSTPRKAVVSPSQLSLSGSKMTQHLMSETPTEGALISSGADSLLAGEQEDNPPHLQIESEKNFQSPSRGAVILNSPDKSIQGGAEPMHSKPYVCSSTTEPYLQGFDILFGKWSMQSPSGKVSAENPSMKGPIQSPPQENPTLNSTGRMAIQSSLRKAPNESPRRKESTLSPPRKERTRSPGKEPIRSPLVKELTRSPIVRDPIQIPTVKEPIRSPFIKDMNRIPSRKESTNSPSRLDSSCAADTENVRPFAGKDLVSHESNSYSHPSDGCYQGQHISQNPFTGKDSENSVGQKRRNLGIISEDGYRTDMIPRIQKSPKVPRSENCNPEFMLHQSNKGYDERQKCGGDTTWKCWTDILIKFAGDTEQLLSPLASKLNFKAIGVLEDMLVHLLKAKKYGMLCSEVQSQKFDCLNVGHKRVAEARLLLYKIVYEKAKLQLMQVKRDKLQIRVQLLSSAIQKSQMLKLNYIHCQSEPSERETHVDDSHRQYSLVNSEGEQEASHDNVSTMRQELKALDRDVKSLSNFFHSHCKLKGEQSCADTISLVQQHLKTRTCCRIICHDLQLWKVDHFEIKNGHYKILLSYHGYVLQRFTGTGGPASNIVISHSFNYIKITKEFPNMDVQVAFGFVLNFEATKKSSDLRCLPLAQETQVTRSLLRNLLDVVVEVHLARFEIVNLIQTTFQTPSAEQLDLKLWFLNFKSGRQVAVTLDMTCLKSGIYPSEILPHQIQASSESAVEKALPESLLAETRAAAEILESGYTRIKRLCKCISNVV, encoded by the exons ATGGCCTCCAACGCCCCCGATGAGCCCTGCAACTCCGAGACCGAACCGGAAACAATAGCCCTAAGAATCAAGGAGAAGCGCTCCCGCCGCGTGAGCTTCGCCGACACCGAGATCACATCCGTCCACATCTTCAACCGCGACGAGGACTACGACACACCTCCGGACCCCAAGCCCCAATCCAGCTCTCAAAAAGACTTCGAACATGCCGAGAACCCGGTGATAGGGTTTTTTAGGGACTTGGGCGGTGACAGCGACGATTTTAGGGATTCCGATAACGATGACGAAAACGACGACGGGAGAAAGTCGTTTTTCAGGCCAATTGGATCGCCCTCTCCTGGGAGTAGTGTTCCGGGCTCTGCTACCTCTAATGATG ACAATTTCTTTGGCCCTGTATCGGCCAATTTCATTAGACCAGGACGGTTATCTGATTCTGCGGCCTCAGATGACATTCATGAAGCTACATTGGATACTACAGCATTTTCAATGCATTACCATAGTCTTGCAAGGTCAGACTCCGGAGGAGATCTCAAGACCCCAACGGCGGTTCGCCTTGCCTTTGAAGAGAAGACACCAAACCATAATACCAATGTTACTGATTCTGGAAGCCTCATGTCTTTAACAAAACCGAAGATGGTTACCCTTCAGTCTTCTGTCCCTGCTGATAAGGTCAGAAGTGGGGAAGATTCAAATGACATGAGTATCATAGAAGAAAATCCACATAAGTATGATTATGGTAGATTATCTCCAATATTAGATGCACTTCTTGCAGCGGGCAGCAAGGATATGCATGCTGACCCAGTTTCCGTCCTAGCCACTTCAATGCCACCGAATGGGGGTGAGGTGTCTGCATCAGATGAAAATGGGATTGGCCACATGAGAAATGGTAGAACTACTGAAATGGGCAATTTCAGCACCAATGACTTGTCTACTGAGGTAGAATCTGTTTCTCGTATCAAGTTGAGTGAGTCAAATGGCGGTTATCTTCATCAGATTGCTTACGATACCTCATCTAACGGAAATCATAATTCAGCTGCTGGTGATTCTGGTGATGGCCAAATCCAGACCCAGAATCAATTAAACAAT GTGAATAAGGAATTTAGTCCTGAAGATGCATCTCCAAGGGGTATGAAAAAATTGGAGTTAACTGCTGTTAATGGCAATGGCCTACCAAAAGTCGATAGTGAAGCACTTCAGTTTGATGTGTTTGTCCAGCATGGACCTGCTTATCAACATTCGAGTCAAGGCTTGGTACAAGAACATTCACTTAAGGAGAAAATATATAATGATAATAGCGATCAACATTTGGACCAACATTATAGATCACCGATGGAGGGGTCCATATTCTTGTTATCGAATACTCCTAATTTGGAAAGACACTCAGGGATAGTGACTCCATCCTCAAAACAACCAGGTTCCTTTTTAAGTGCGGAACACACAAAACATAATGAGTGGGTTTCATCAATTCAGAAAAGCATTTCTAGGTTCACGCTTCCTGAACCTTCTCCCTGTGCTTCTATCGTCAACGATggaattcaaaaattaaaatgtagATTATCAAGTTACTCATCTGTGAATTCTCCCTTAACGAATGTTATGGCTTACATTGACAGAGATCTCCAATGCAAATTTTCCAATTCTCCTACTGCTTGTTTAGAGAAGCAAACAGCTATGCCTGATCTCAACAGAGGACAGAAAAGCTTATTTAACATGAATAGCAATGGAAATGAGAACTCAATAAACACCACTATGTTGAGCCAGGTTAACGAGACCGTAGACCTCGATAAAGTTGAAGAGCCTCAGCATATCATGTTTACATACACTCCTTTGAAGGATGCATACAGTACACCAAGAAAGGCGGTGGTTTCACCCTCTCAGCTGTCATTATCAGGAAGCAAAATGACACAGCATCTCATGTCAGAAACTCCCACAGAAGGAGCATTAATTTCTTCTGGGGCTGATTCCTTATTGGCAGGTGAGCAAGAAGATAATCCTCCCCATCTGCAAATTGAATCTGAAAAGAACTTCCAATCACCTTCAAGAGGTGCAGTCATTTTGAACAGCCCAGATAAAAGCATTCAAGGTGGAGCAGAACCAATGCATTCTAAACCATATGTCTGCAGCAGCACAACTGAACCATACCTTCAG GGATTTGACATTTTGTTCGGGAAATGGTCAATGCAGAGTCCTTCCGGTAAAGTGTCAGCTGAGAACCCCTCCATGAAAGGGCCAATTCAGAGTCCACCCCAGGAGAATCCAACCCTCAATTCTACCGGGAGAATGGCAATTCAGAGTTCCCTCAGGAAAGCGCCAAATGAGAGTCCCCGCAGGAAAGAATCAACTCTGAGTCCTCCCAGAAAAGAACGTACTCGGAGTCCTGGAAAAGAACCAATTCGAAGTCCCTTGGTGAAAGAGCTAACTCGAAGTCCTATCGTGAGAGACCCAATTCAAATTCCTACTGTGAAAGAGCCAATTCGTAGTCCCTTCATAAAAGATATGAATCGGATTCCCTCAAGAAAAGAGTCAACAAATAGCCCCTCCAGACTGGATTCATCTTGTGCAGCAGACACTGAGAATGTGCGACCTTTTGCTGGGAAGGACCTAGTATCTCATGAGTCCAATTCATATAGTCATCCTAGTGATGGTTGTTATCAGGGACAGCATATTTCACAAAATCCGTTTACAGGGAAAGATTCAGAGAATTCTGTTGGACAAAAACGACGAAACCTAGGAATAATTTCTGAGGATGGATACCGTACAGATATGATCCCCAGAATCCAGAAAAGTCCGAAAGTTCCCAGAAGTGAGAACTGCAATCCAGAGTTCATGCTGCATCAGTCAAATAAAGGTTACGATGAGAGACAGAAGTGTGGGGGTGATACAACTTGGAAGTGCTGGACTGAT ATTTTAATAAAATTCGCAGGAGATACAGAACAACTGCTTTCTCCATTGGCAAGCAAACTAAATTTCAAAGCG ATTGGTGTGCTGGAAGATATGCTGGTCCACCTATTGAAGGCTAAAAAATATGGGATGCTGTGTTCTGAAGTCCAGTCTCAG AAGTTCGACTGCCTCAATGTTGGGCATAAAAG AGTAGCTGAAGCAAGACTGCTGCTTTATAAAATAGTGTATGAAAAGGCAAAATTGCAGTTAATGCAAGTGAAGCGTGATAAATTACAG ATTAGAGTACAGCTCTTAAGCTCTGCAATTCAGAAGTCTCAGATGCTGAAATTAAATTACATCCATTGTCAGTCTGAACCTAGTGAACGGGAGACTCATGTTGATGATAGTCATCGTCAATACTCTTTAGTTAATTCTGAGGGTGAACAAGAG GCTTCCCATGATAATGTAAGCACAATGAGGCAGGAGCTTAAAGCTTTGGACAGAGATGTAAAAAGCTTAAGCAATTTCTTTCACAGCCACTGCAAGTTGAAAGGAGAACAGAGTTGCGCTGATACTATATCTTTAGTTCAACAACATCTCAAGACAAGAACATGTTGCAGGATTATTTGCCATGATTTGCAG CTATGGAAAGTTGATCATTTTGAGATTAAGAATGGCCATTACAAAATTCTTCTCAGTTACCATGGTTACGTCTTGCaaag GTTTACAGGTACTGGGGGCCCAGCATCAAACATAGTCATCTCACACAGTTTCAATTATATAAAAATCACAAAG GAATTCCCAAACATGGATGTTCAAGTTGCATTTGGTTTTGTGCTAAATTTTGAGGCCACCAAGAAAAGTTCTGATTTGAGATGTTTGCCGTTGGCACAAGAAACGCAA GTAACCCGTTCACTGCTAAGAAATCTGCTAGACGTGGTTGTGGAAGTGCACCTGGCTCGATTTGAGAttgtaaatttgattcaaaCAACTTTTCAAACTCCATCTG CTGAGCAGCTTGATCTGAAGCTTTGGTTCCTCAATTTTAAGAGCGGTAGACAGGTGGCAGTGACTCTTGACATGACCTGTTTGAAAAG TGGGATTTATCCCTCGGAGATTCTTCCGCATCAGATACAggcttcctccgaatctgcagTGGAAAAGGCGCTGCCCGAGTCACTATTAGCTGAAACAAGAGCTGCAGCTGAGATTCTTGAATCTGGATATACGAGAATAAAGAGGCTCTGCAAGTGTATCTCCAATGTGGTGTAA
- the LOC126582077 gene encoding uncharacterized protein LOC126582077 isoform X1: MASNAPDEPCNSETEPETIALRIKEKRSRRVSFADTEITSVHIFNRDEDYDTPPDPKPQSSSQKDFEHAENPVIGFFRDLGGDSDDFRDSDNDDENDDGRKSFFRPIGSPSPGSSVPGSATSNDEDNFFGPVSANFIRPGRLSDSAASDDIHEATLDTTAFSMHYHSLARSDSGGDLKTPTAVRLAFEEKTPNHNTNVTDSGSLMSLTKPKMVTLQSSVPADKVRSGEDSNDMSIIEENPHKYDYGRLSPILDALLAAGSKDMHADPVSVLATSMPPNGGEVSASDENGIGHMRNGRTTEMGNFSTNDLSTEVESVSRIKLSESNGGYLHQIAYDTSSNGNHNSAAGDSGDGQIQTQNQLNNVNKEFSPEDASPRGMKKLELTAVNGNGLPKVDSEALQFDVFVQHGPAYQHSSQGLVQEHSLKEKIYNDNSDQHLDQHYRSPMEGSIFLLSNTPNLERHSGIVTPSSKQPGSFLSAEHTKHNEWVSSIQKSISRFTLPEPSPCASIVNDGIQKLKCRLSSYSSVNSPLTNVMAYIDRDLQCKFSNSPTACLEKQTAMPDLNRGQKSLFNMNSNGNENSINTTMLSQVNETVDLDKVEEPQHIMFTYTPLKDAYSTPRKAVVSPSQLSLSGSKMTQHLMSETPTEGALISSGADSLLAGEQEDNPPHLQIESEKNFQSPSRGAVILNSPDKSIQGGAEPMHSKPYVCSSTTEPYLQGFDILFGKWSMQSPSGKVSAENPSMKGPIQSPPQENPTLNSTGRMAIQSSLRKAPNESPRRKESTLSPPRKERTRSPGKEPIRSPLVKELTRSPIVRDPIQIPTVKEPIRSPFIKDMNRIPSRKESTNSPSRLDSSCAADTENVRPFAGKDLVSHESNSYSHPSDGCYQGQHISQNPFTGKDSENSVGQKRRNLGIISEDGYRTDMIPRIQKSPKVPRSENCNPEFMLHQSNKGYDERQKCGGDTTWKCWTDILIKFAGDTEQLLSPLASKLNFKAIGVLEDMLVHLLKAKKYGMLCSEVQSQKFDCLNVGHKRVAEARLLLYKIVYEKAKLQLMQVKRDKLQIRVQLLSSAIQKSQMLKLNYIHCQSEPSERETHVDDSHRQYSLVNSEGEQEASHDNVSTMRQELKALDRDVKSLSNFFHSHCKLKGEQSCADTISLVQQHLKTRTCCRIICHDLQLWKVDHFEIKNGHYKILLSYHGYVLQRFTGTGGPASNIVISHSFNYIKITKEFPNMDVQVAFGFVLNFEATKKSSDLRCLPLAQETQVTRSLLRNLLDVVVEVHLARFEIVNLIQTTFQTPSAEQLDLKLWFLNFKSGRQVAVTLDMTCLKSGIYPSEILPHQIQASSESAVEKALPESLLAETRAAAEILESGYTRIKRLCKCISNVV, from the exons ATGGCCTCCAACGCCCCCGATGAGCCCTGCAACTCCGAGACCGAACCGGAAACAATAGCCCTAAGAATCAAGGAGAAGCGCTCCCGCCGCGTGAGCTTCGCCGACACCGAGATCACATCCGTCCACATCTTCAACCGCGACGAGGACTACGACACACCTCCGGACCCCAAGCCCCAATCCAGCTCTCAAAAAGACTTCGAACATGCCGAGAACCCGGTGATAGGGTTTTTTAGGGACTTGGGCGGTGACAGCGACGATTTTAGGGATTCCGATAACGATGACGAAAACGACGACGGGAGAAAGTCGTTTTTCAGGCCAATTGGATCGCCCTCTCCTGGGAGTAGTGTTCCGGGCTCTGCTACCTCTAATGATG AAGACAATTTCTTTGGCCCTGTATCGGCCAATTTCATTAGACCAGGACGGTTATCTGATTCTGCGGCCTCAGATGACATTCATGAAGCTACATTGGATACTACAGCATTTTCAATGCATTACCATAGTCTTGCAAGGTCAGACTCCGGAGGAGATCTCAAGACCCCAACGGCGGTTCGCCTTGCCTTTGAAGAGAAGACACCAAACCATAATACCAATGTTACTGATTCTGGAAGCCTCATGTCTTTAACAAAACCGAAGATGGTTACCCTTCAGTCTTCTGTCCCTGCTGATAAGGTCAGAAGTGGGGAAGATTCAAATGACATGAGTATCATAGAAGAAAATCCACATAAGTATGATTATGGTAGATTATCTCCAATATTAGATGCACTTCTTGCAGCGGGCAGCAAGGATATGCATGCTGACCCAGTTTCCGTCCTAGCCACTTCAATGCCACCGAATGGGGGTGAGGTGTCTGCATCAGATGAAAATGGGATTGGCCACATGAGAAATGGTAGAACTACTGAAATGGGCAATTTCAGCACCAATGACTTGTCTACTGAGGTAGAATCTGTTTCTCGTATCAAGTTGAGTGAGTCAAATGGCGGTTATCTTCATCAGATTGCTTACGATACCTCATCTAACGGAAATCATAATTCAGCTGCTGGTGATTCTGGTGATGGCCAAATCCAGACCCAGAATCAATTAAACAAT GTGAATAAGGAATTTAGTCCTGAAGATGCATCTCCAAGGGGTATGAAAAAATTGGAGTTAACTGCTGTTAATGGCAATGGCCTACCAAAAGTCGATAGTGAAGCACTTCAGTTTGATGTGTTTGTCCAGCATGGACCTGCTTATCAACATTCGAGTCAAGGCTTGGTACAAGAACATTCACTTAAGGAGAAAATATATAATGATAATAGCGATCAACATTTGGACCAACATTATAGATCACCGATGGAGGGGTCCATATTCTTGTTATCGAATACTCCTAATTTGGAAAGACACTCAGGGATAGTGACTCCATCCTCAAAACAACCAGGTTCCTTTTTAAGTGCGGAACACACAAAACATAATGAGTGGGTTTCATCAATTCAGAAAAGCATTTCTAGGTTCACGCTTCCTGAACCTTCTCCCTGTGCTTCTATCGTCAACGATggaattcaaaaattaaaatgtagATTATCAAGTTACTCATCTGTGAATTCTCCCTTAACGAATGTTATGGCTTACATTGACAGAGATCTCCAATGCAAATTTTCCAATTCTCCTACTGCTTGTTTAGAGAAGCAAACAGCTATGCCTGATCTCAACAGAGGACAGAAAAGCTTATTTAACATGAATAGCAATGGAAATGAGAACTCAATAAACACCACTATGTTGAGCCAGGTTAACGAGACCGTAGACCTCGATAAAGTTGAAGAGCCTCAGCATATCATGTTTACATACACTCCTTTGAAGGATGCATACAGTACACCAAGAAAGGCGGTGGTTTCACCCTCTCAGCTGTCATTATCAGGAAGCAAAATGACACAGCATCTCATGTCAGAAACTCCCACAGAAGGAGCATTAATTTCTTCTGGGGCTGATTCCTTATTGGCAGGTGAGCAAGAAGATAATCCTCCCCATCTGCAAATTGAATCTGAAAAGAACTTCCAATCACCTTCAAGAGGTGCAGTCATTTTGAACAGCCCAGATAAAAGCATTCAAGGTGGAGCAGAACCAATGCATTCTAAACCATATGTCTGCAGCAGCACAACTGAACCATACCTTCAG GGATTTGACATTTTGTTCGGGAAATGGTCAATGCAGAGTCCTTCCGGTAAAGTGTCAGCTGAGAACCCCTCCATGAAAGGGCCAATTCAGAGTCCACCCCAGGAGAATCCAACCCTCAATTCTACCGGGAGAATGGCAATTCAGAGTTCCCTCAGGAAAGCGCCAAATGAGAGTCCCCGCAGGAAAGAATCAACTCTGAGTCCTCCCAGAAAAGAACGTACTCGGAGTCCTGGAAAAGAACCAATTCGAAGTCCCTTGGTGAAAGAGCTAACTCGAAGTCCTATCGTGAGAGACCCAATTCAAATTCCTACTGTGAAAGAGCCAATTCGTAGTCCCTTCATAAAAGATATGAATCGGATTCCCTCAAGAAAAGAGTCAACAAATAGCCCCTCCAGACTGGATTCATCTTGTGCAGCAGACACTGAGAATGTGCGACCTTTTGCTGGGAAGGACCTAGTATCTCATGAGTCCAATTCATATAGTCATCCTAGTGATGGTTGTTATCAGGGACAGCATATTTCACAAAATCCGTTTACAGGGAAAGATTCAGAGAATTCTGTTGGACAAAAACGACGAAACCTAGGAATAATTTCTGAGGATGGATACCGTACAGATATGATCCCCAGAATCCAGAAAAGTCCGAAAGTTCCCAGAAGTGAGAACTGCAATCCAGAGTTCATGCTGCATCAGTCAAATAAAGGTTACGATGAGAGACAGAAGTGTGGGGGTGATACAACTTGGAAGTGCTGGACTGAT ATTTTAATAAAATTCGCAGGAGATACAGAACAACTGCTTTCTCCATTGGCAAGCAAACTAAATTTCAAAGCG ATTGGTGTGCTGGAAGATATGCTGGTCCACCTATTGAAGGCTAAAAAATATGGGATGCTGTGTTCTGAAGTCCAGTCTCAG AAGTTCGACTGCCTCAATGTTGGGCATAAAAG AGTAGCTGAAGCAAGACTGCTGCTTTATAAAATAGTGTATGAAAAGGCAAAATTGCAGTTAATGCAAGTGAAGCGTGATAAATTACAG ATTAGAGTACAGCTCTTAAGCTCTGCAATTCAGAAGTCTCAGATGCTGAAATTAAATTACATCCATTGTCAGTCTGAACCTAGTGAACGGGAGACTCATGTTGATGATAGTCATCGTCAATACTCTTTAGTTAATTCTGAGGGTGAACAAGAG GCTTCCCATGATAATGTAAGCACAATGAGGCAGGAGCTTAAAGCTTTGGACAGAGATGTAAAAAGCTTAAGCAATTTCTTTCACAGCCACTGCAAGTTGAAAGGAGAACAGAGTTGCGCTGATACTATATCTTTAGTTCAACAACATCTCAAGACAAGAACATGTTGCAGGATTATTTGCCATGATTTGCAG CTATGGAAAGTTGATCATTTTGAGATTAAGAATGGCCATTACAAAATTCTTCTCAGTTACCATGGTTACGTCTTGCaaag GTTTACAGGTACTGGGGGCCCAGCATCAAACATAGTCATCTCACACAGTTTCAATTATATAAAAATCACAAAG GAATTCCCAAACATGGATGTTCAAGTTGCATTTGGTTTTGTGCTAAATTTTGAGGCCACCAAGAAAAGTTCTGATTTGAGATGTTTGCCGTTGGCACAAGAAACGCAA GTAACCCGTTCACTGCTAAGAAATCTGCTAGACGTGGTTGTGGAAGTGCACCTGGCTCGATTTGAGAttgtaaatttgattcaaaCAACTTTTCAAACTCCATCTG CTGAGCAGCTTGATCTGAAGCTTTGGTTCCTCAATTTTAAGAGCGGTAGACAGGTGGCAGTGACTCTTGACATGACCTGTTTGAAAAG TGGGATTTATCCCTCGGAGATTCTTCCGCATCAGATACAggcttcctccgaatctgcagTGGAAAAGGCGCTGCCCGAGTCACTATTAGCTGAAACAAGAGCTGCAGCTGAGATTCTTGAATCTGGATATACGAGAATAAAGAGGCTCTGCAAGTGTATCTCCAATGTGGTGTAA